From Cydia strobilella chromosome 7, ilCydStro3.1, whole genome shotgun sequence, one genomic window encodes:
- the LOC134743125 gene encoding cuticle protein 7-like isoform X1, whose amino-acid sequence MFSKIVALCAFAAVAQAGLLVEPHYSSAAAVSSQSIVRHDQPQLAHKLVAAPVAYHAAPAHVAYHAAPAHVEYHSAPAPVTYHSAPAPIAYHSAPAPIAYHSAPAPVAYHAAPAAVHYAAPVAHEEISQPAKYEYSYSVADGHTGDNKSQHETRDGDVVKGSYSLKEADGSIRTVEYTADPHNGFNAVVHNTAPTHAPVVVKAAPVVYSAPTYYHH is encoded by the exons ATGTTCTCCAAA ATCGTTGCCCTTTGCGCGTTCGCGGCAGTAGCCCAGGCCGGTCTCCTAGTTGAGCCGCACTACTCCTCGGCCGCCGCCGTCTCCTCTCAGAGCATCGTGCGCCACGACCAGCCCCAGCTGGCCCACAAGCTGGTGGCTGCCCCCGTCGCCTACCATGCCGCTCCCGCTCACGTCGCCTACCACGCCGCTCCTGCGCATGTTGAATACCACTCCGCCCCCGCCCCCGTGACCTACCACTCTGCCCCCGCTCCCATCGCCTACCACTCTGCCCCCGCTCCCATCGCCTACCACTCTGCCCCCGCTCCCGTCGCCTACCACGCTGCTCCCGCTGCCGTCCACTACGCCGCTCCCGTCGCCCACGAGGAAATC TCTCAGCCAGCCAAGTACGAGTACTCCTACTCTGTTGCTGACGGACACACCGGCGACAACAAGTCCCAGCACGAGACCCGTGACGGTGATGTCGTGAAGGGCTCTTACTCTCTCAAGGAGGCTGACGGATCCATCCGCACCGTGGAGTACACCGCTGACCCCCACAACGGTTTCAACGCCGTGGTGCACAACACCGCCCCCACGCACGCCCCCGTCGTCGTCAAGGCCGCTCCCGTCGTCTACTCTGCCCCCACTTACTACCACCATTAA
- the LOC134742812 gene encoding uncharacterized protein LOC134742812 yields QIPPLFQIIALCAFAAVAQAGLLVEPHYSSAAAVSSQSIVRHDQPQAVAHKLVAAPDAYHAAPAYVAYHAAPAPVTYHAAPASIAYHAAPAAVHYAAPVAKVVAHHEEEIAHPNYEYTYSVADGHTGDNKSQQETRDGDVVKGSYSFHEADGSIRTVEYTADDHNGFNAVVHNTAPTHAPAIIKAAPVLVKAAPVYVAHAYYHHLVVVGGSGVDGRSLDDGGRVRGGGVVHHRVEAIVVVCGVLHGADGAVSLVERVRALHDISVAGLLLRLVVAVFATTYDFFLMMGYYFSDRGRIVNGSRSSVVGDGGGRGVVRDGSRSGVVGDMSGSGMVGDGGSHQLVGHGLGLVVAHDALRGDGSGRGVVRLNQETGLGHSRKESSKMFSKIVALCAFVAVSQAGLLPGPQYSHAGAVSSQSIVRHDEQPHHSAKLIAAPVAYHAAPAPVVYHHAAPAPVAYHAAPAIHYAAPIAHHEEEIAYPKYEYTYSVADDHTGDNKSQQETRDGDVVKGSYSFHEADGSIRTVEYTADDHNGFNAVVHNTAPTHAPAIIKAAPVLVKAAPVYYHH; encoded by the exons CAAATACCGCCACTGTTCCAGATCATCGCTTTGTGCGCCTTCGCGGCAGTAGCTCAGGCCGGTCTCTTGGTTGAACCACACTACTCCTCGGCTGCCGCCGTCTCCTCGCAGAGCATCGTGCGCCACGACCAGCCCCAGGCCGTAGCCCACAAGCTGGTGGCTGCCCCCGACGCCTACCACGCCGCTCCTGCTTATGTCGCCTACCACGCCGCTCCCGCTCCCGTGACCTATCACGCTGCTCCCGCCTCCATCGCCTACCATGCTGCTCCTGCCGCTGTTCACTATGCCGCGCCCGTCGCTAAAGTTGTTGCCCACCACGAGGAAGAAATT gctcaccccaattacgagtaCACTTACTCCGTGGCTGACGGACACACTGGCGACAACAAGTCCCAGCAGGAGACCCGCGACGGAGATGTCGTGAAGGGCTCTTACTCTTTCCACGAGGCTGACGGCTCCATCCGCACCGTGGAGTACACCGCTGACGACCACAACGGCTTCAACGCGGTGGTGCACAACACCGCCCCCACCCACGCGCCCGCCATCATCAAGGCCGCTCCCGTCCTAGTCAAGGCTGCGCCCGTCTATGTCGCTCACGCCTACTACCACCATT TGGTGGTAGTAGGCGGGAGCGGCGTAGACGGGCGCAGCCTTGATGACGGCGGGCGCGTGCGTGGGGGCGGTGTTGTGCACCACCGCGTTGAAGCCATTGTGGTCGTCTGCGGTGTACTCCACGGTGCGGATGGAGCCGTCAGCCTCGTGGAAAGAGTAAGAGCCCTTCACGACATCTCCGTCGCGGGTCTCCTGCTGAGACTTGTTGTCGCCG TTTTCGCCACAACTTACGATTTCTTCCTCATGATGGGCTACTACTTTAGCGATAGGGGCAGAATAGTGAATGGCAGCAGGAGCAGCGTGGTAGGCGATGGGGGCGGGCGCGGCGTGGTACGTGACGGGAGCAGGAGCGGCGTGGTAGGCGACATGAGCGGGAGCGGCATGGTAGGCGACGGGGGCAGCCACCAACTTGTGGGCCACGGCCTGGGGCTGGTCGTGGCGCACGATGCTCTGCGAGGAGACGGCAGCGGCCGAGGAGTAGTGCGGCTCAACCAGGAGACCGGCCTGGGCCACAGCCGCAAAG AAAGTAGCAAAATGTTCTCGAAA ATCGTGGCTCTTTGCGCGTTCGTGGCGGTTTCCCAGGCGGGTCTCTTACCTGGGCCCCAATACTCCCACGCCGGAGCCGTCTCATCCCAAAGCATCGTGCGTCACGATGAGCAGCCCCATCACTCCGCCAAGTTGATTGCCGCCCCCGTCGCCTACCATGCTGCCCCCGCTCCCGTTGTCTACCACCACGCCGCTCCCGCTCCTGTCGCCTACCACGCTGCTCCCGCCATCCACTATGCTGCCCCCATCGCTCACCATGAGGAAGAAATC GCATACCCTAAATACGAGTACACTTACTCCGTGGCTGACGACCACACCGGCGACAACAAGTCCCAGCAGGAGACCCGCGACGGAGATGTCGTGAAGGGCTCTTACTCTTTCCACGAGGCTGACGGCTCCATCCGCACCGTGGAGTACACCGCTGACGACCACAATGGCTTCAACGCGGTGGTGCACAACACCGCCCCCACGCACGCGCCCGCCATCATCAAGGCCGCTCCCGTCCTCGTCAAGGCTGCGCCCGTCTACTACCACCACTAA
- the LOC134743127 gene encoding cuticle protein 8-like encodes MFSKIVTLCAFAAVAQAGLLVEPHYSSAAAVSSQSIVRHDQPQAVAHKLVAAPVAYHAAPAHVAYHAAPAPVTYHAAPAPIAYHAAPAAIHYSAPIAKVVAHHEEEIAHPKYEYSYSVADGHTGDNKSQQETRDGDVVKGSYSFHEADGSIRTVEYTADDHNGFNAVVHNTAPTHAPAVIKAAPVYAAPAYYHH; translated from the exons ATGTTCTCCAAA ATCGTAACCCTATGCGCCTTTGCGGCTGTGGCCCAGGCCGGTCTCCTGGTTGAGCCGCACTACTCCTCGGCCGCTGCCGTCTCCTCGCAGAGCATCGTGCGCCACGACCAGCCCCAGGCCGTGGCCCACAAGTTGGTGGCTGCCCCCGTCGCCTACCATGCCGCTCCCGCTCATGTCGCCTACCACGCCGCTCCTGCTCCCGTCACGTACCACGCCGCGCCCGCCCCCATCGCCTACCACGCTGCTCCTGCTGCCATTCACTATTCTGCCCCTATCGCTAAAGTAGTAGCCCATCATGAGGAAGAAATC GCTCACCCCAAATACGAGTACTCTTACTCCGTGGCTGACGGACACACCGGCGACAACAAGTCTCAGCAGGAGACCCGCGACGGAGATGTCGTGAAGGGCTCTTACTCTTTCCACGAGGCTGACGGCTCCATCCGCACCGTGGAGTACACCGCAGACGACCACAATGGCTTCAACGCGGTGGTGCACAACACCGCCCCCACGCACGCGCCCGCCGTCATCAAGGCTGCGCCCGTCTACGCCGCTCCCGCCTACTACCACCACTAA
- the LOC134743125 gene encoding histidine-rich protein PFHRP-II-like isoform X2 produces MFSKIVALCAFAAVAQAGLLVEPHYSSAAAVSSQSIVRHDQAQAVAHKLVAAPIAYHSAPTHVEYHAAPAHVAYHATPAAVAYHAAPAPVAYHAAPAAVHYTAPIAHEEIPHYSSAAAVSSQSIVRHDQPQLAHKLVAAPVAYHAAPAHVAYHAAPAHVEYHSAPAPVTYHSAPAPIAYHSAPAPIAYHSAPAPVAYHAAPAAVHYAAPVAHEEISQPAKYEYSYSVADGHTGDNKSQHETRDGDVVKGSYSLKEADGSIRTVEYTADPHNGFNAVVHNTAPTHAPVVVKAAPVVYSAPTYYHH; encoded by the exons ATGTTCTCCAAA ATCGTAGCCCTTTGCGCCTTCGCGGCTGTGGCCCAGGCCGGTCTCCTGGTTGAGCCGCACTACTCCTCGGCCGCCGCCGTCTCCTCGCAAAGCATAGTGCGTCACGACCAGGCCCAAGCCGTGGCCCACAAACTGGTGGCTGCCCCCATCGCCTACCACTCCGCCCCCACTCACGTAGAATACCACGCCGCTCCCGCTCACGTCGCCTACCACGCCACCCCTGCTGCCGTCGCCTACCACGCCGCGCCCGCTCCTGTTGCGTACCACGCCGCTCCTGCTGCTGTCCACTACACTGCTCCCATCGCTCATGAAGAAATT CCGCACTACTCCTCGGCCGCCGCCGTCTCCTCTCAGAGCATCGTGCGCCACGACCAGCCCCAGCTGGCCCACAAGCTGGTGGCTGCCCCCGTCGCCTACCATGCCGCTCCCGCTCACGTCGCCTACCACGCCGCTCCTGCGCATGTTGAATACCACTCCGCCCCCGCCCCCGTGACCTACCACTCTGCCCCCGCTCCCATCGCCTACCACTCTGCCCCCGCTCCCATCGCCTACCACTCTGCCCCCGCTCCCGTCGCCTACCACGCTGCTCCCGCTGCCGTCCACTACGCCGCTCCCGTCGCCCACGAGGAAATC TCTCAGCCAGCCAAGTACGAGTACTCCTACTCTGTTGCTGACGGACACACCGGCGACAACAAGTCCCAGCACGAGACCCGTGACGGTGATGTCGTGAAGGGCTCTTACTCTCTCAAGGAGGCTGACGGATCCATCCGCACCGTGGAGTACACCGCTGACCCCCACAACGGTTTCAACGCCGTGGTGCACAACACCGCCCCCACGCACGCCCCCGTCGTCGTCAAGGCCGCTCCCGTCGTCTACTCTGCCCCCACTTACTACCACCATTAA
- the LOC134743131 gene encoding cuticle protein 8-like — MFSKIVTLCAFAAVAQAGLLVEPHYSSAAAVSSQSIVRHDQPQAVAHKLVAAPVAYHAAPAHVAYHAAPAPVTYHAAPAPIAYHAAPAAIHYSAPIAKVVAHHEEEIAHPKYEYTYSVADGHTGDNKSQQETRDGDVVKGSYSFHEADGSIRTVEYTADDHNGFNAVVHNTAPTHAPAVIKAAPVYAAPAYYHH, encoded by the exons ATGTTCTCCAAA ATCGTCACCTTGTGCGCCTTCGCGGCAGTAGCCCAGGCCGGTCTCCTGGTTGAGCCGCACTACTCCTCGGCTGCCGCCGTCTCCTCGCAGAGCATTGTACGCCACGACCAGCCTCAGGCCGTGGCCCACAAGTTGGTCGCTGCCCCCGTCGCCTACCACGCCGCTCCCGCTCATGTCGCCTACCACGCCGCTCCCGCTCCCGTCACGTACcacgccgcccccgcccccatCGCCTACCACGCTGCTCCTGCTGCCATCCACTATTCTGCCCCTATCGCTAAAGTCGTAGCCCATCATGAGGAAGAAATC GCTCACCCCAAATACGAGTACACTTACTCCGTGGCTGACGGACACACCGGCGACAACAAGTCCCAGCAGGAGACCCGCGACGGAGATGTCGTGAAGGGCTCTTACTCTTTCCACGAGGCTGACGGCTCCATCCGCACCGTGGAGTACACCGCAGACGACCACAATGGCTTCAACGCGGTGGTGCACAACACCGCCCCCACGCACGCGCCCGCCGTCATCAAGGCTGCGCCCGTCTACGCAGCTCCCGCCTACTACCACCACTAA